A genomic region of Nymphaea colorata isolate Beijing-Zhang1983 chromosome 2, ASM883128v2, whole genome shotgun sequence contains the following coding sequences:
- the LOC116248513 gene encoding ABC transporter F family member 5-like isoform X1, producing the protein MDIVSSSKPACVDLKSLFCANTKFLECRRVFLNRRFACNRRLVLAQTRLRFQDDIASRISKFSVRSRSPRFSAVAVETVTTTTEEEVEDIESLFSDSSKKETSAKKRDKQVGSGASSISSGVRLENISKSFKGVTVLKNVSWEVKKGEKLGLVGVNGAGKTTQMKIIAGEEEPDSGYLIKAKPNMKISFLTQEFEVSPSRTVKEEFMSAFKEEMEIAERIEKVQRALEKAVDDLALMGRLLDELDLLQRRADAVDLDEVDVKISKMVPELGFSPEDTDRLVASFSSGWQMRMSLGKILLQEPDLLLLDEPTNHLDLDTIEWLEGYLQKQDVPMVVISHDRAFLDQLCTKIVETDMGVSRTYDGNYSQYILAREAWIETQFAAWEKQQKQIEQTKDIISRLSGGANTGRASTAEKKLEKLQEEEQIEKPFQRKQMRIRFPERGRSGRSVIAIKGLEFGYDDKLLFDKASISIEKGEKIAIIGPNGCGKSTLLKLIMGYEKPKGGELLIGEHNVLPNYFEQNQAEALDLEKTVLETVEEVAEDWRIDDIKGLLGRCNFKSDMLDRKVSFLSGGEKARLAFCKFMVKPSTLLVLDEPTNHLDIPSKEMLEEAITEYKGTVITVSHDRYFIRQIVNRVIEVKDGKLQDYAGDYNYYLEKNLEARQRELEREAELEEKAPKVKAKSKMSKAEKEARKKQKMMAFQQAKAKSKGLKNAKRWN; encoded by the exons ATGGACATCGTCTCTTCCTCCAAACCCGCATGCGTAGATCTAAAATCATTGTTCTGTGCTAACACCAAGTTTCTAGAATGTCGAAGGGTATTCCTTAATCGTAGGTTTGCTTGTAATCGACGTCTTGTTTTAGCTCAAACTAGGTTAAGATTTCAGGATGATATTGCTTCTAGGATATCGAAGTTCTCCGTTAGATCGAGAAGCCCTAGATTTTCGGCTGTTGCCGTGGAGACAGTGACGACCACCACAGAGGAAGAGGTCGAGGATATAGAGTCTCTGTTTTCGGATAGTTCAAAAAAGGAAACGTCGGCGAAGAAGAGAGATAAGCAGGTTGGGAGTGGAGCTTCGAGTATTTCGTCTGGGGTTAGGTTAGAGAACATCAGCAAGAGCTTTAAGGGTGTTACAGTCTTGAAGAACGTCAGTTGGGAGGTGAAGAAGGGGGAGAAACTGGGATTGGTGGGGGTTAATGGTGCTGGGAAGACGACCCAAATGAAGATTATCGCGGGAGAAGAGGAGCCTGATTCGGGGTACCTGATCAAGGCGAAGCCCAATATGAAAATCTCGTTCTTGACGCAGGAATTTGAGGTCTCGCCTAGTAGGACGGTGAAGGAAGAATTCATGAGTGCGTTCAAGGAAGAAATGGAGATTGCGGAAAGGATTGAGAAGGTACAGAGGGCGTTGGAAAAGGCGGTGGATGATTTGGCATTGATGGGCAGGCTTTTGGATGAATTGGACTTGCTTCAGAGGCGGGCAGATGCTGTTGATCTCGATGAGGTCGACGTGAAAATCAGTAAGATGGTGCCGGAGCTTGGGTTCTCTCCCGAAGACACGGATAGATTAGTTGCTTCATTTAGTAGTGGTTGGCAGATGAGGATGTCTCTGGGGAAGATTCTTCTCCAG GAGCCTGATTTGCTTCTTTTGGATGAGCCCACAAATCACCTTGATCTCGACACGATAGAATGGTTGGAAGGTTACCTTCAGAAGCAAGATGTACCAATGGTTGTTATATCACATGACAGAGCTTTTCTTGATCAGCTGTGCACAAAGATTGTGGAGACAGACATGGGAGTTTCAAGGACTTATGATGGAAATTATTCTCAGTATATCCTAGCAAGAGAAGCATGGATAGAGACCCAATTTGCGGCATGGGAAAAGCAGCAGAAGCAAATTGAGCAAACAAAAGATATTATTAGTCGATTGAGTGGTGGAGCTAATACAGGTCGTGCATCAACTGCAGAGAAG AAACTGGAGAAGttacaagaagaagaacagatTGAGAAGCCATTCCAGCGCAAACAAATGAGAATCAGATTTCCTGAACGGGGAAGAAGTGGGAGATCTGTCATAGCGATCAAGGGCCTAGAATTTGGCTATGACGATAAG CTGCTGTTTGATAAAGCAAGCATTTCTATTGAGAAGGGCGAGAAAATTGCTATAATCGGTCCAAATGGATGTGGAAAAAGTACGTTGCTCAAACTTATTATGGGTTATGAGAAGCCAAAAGGCGGTGAACTTTTGATTGGGGAGCATAATGTTCTGCCCAATTATTTTGAACAGAACCAG GCAGAAGCTCTAGACTTGGAGAAAACAGTGCTTGAGACTGTTGAAGAAGTTGCTGAGGACTGGAGAATTGATGATATAAAGGGGCTTCTTGGTCGTTGTAATTTCAAATCAGACATGCTTGATAGAAAAGTGTCTTTCTTGAGTGGTGGCGAAAAG GCACGACTTGCATTTTGTAAGTTTATGGTGAAGCCATCAACTTTGCTTGTTTTAGATGAACCGACCAATCATCTTGACATACCATCAAAGGAGATGCTTGAG GAGGCAATAACAGAGTACAAGGGCACTGTTATTACAGTTTCTCATGATCGATATTTTATAAGACAGATAGTTAATAGAGTAATTGAGGTGAAGGATGGAAAACTTCAAGACTATGCAGGGGATTATAAC TATTACCTTGAGAAAAACCTTGAGGCTAGACAGAGGGAACTCGAGCGTGAAGCAGAGCTGGAGGAGAAGGCTCCAAAGGTGAAGGCAAAATCTAAGATGTCAAAG GCTGAAAAAGAAGcaaggaaaaagcaaaaaatgatggCATTTCAGCAGGCAAAAGCAAAGTCAAAAGGGCTAAAGAATGCGAAAAGATGGAACTAA
- the LOC116248513 gene encoding ABC transporter F family member 5-like isoform X2, protein MDIVSSSKPACVDLKSLFCANTKFLECRRVFLNRRFACNRRLVLAQTRLRFQDDIASRISKFSVRSRSPRFSAVAVETVTTTTEEEVEDIESLFSDSSKKETSAKKRDKQVGSGASSISSGVRLENISKSFKGVTVLKNVSWEVKKGEKLGLVGVNGAGKTTQMKIIAGEEEPDSGYLIKAKPNMKISFLTQEFEVSPSRTVKEEFMSAFKEEMEIAERIEKVQRALEKAVDDLALMGRLLDELDLLQRRADAVDLDEVDVKISKMVPELGFSPEDTDRLVASFSSGWQMRMSLGKILLQEPDLLLLDEPTNHLDLDTIEWLEGYLQKQDVPMVVISHDRAFLDQLCTKIVETDMGVSRTYDGNYSQYILAREAWIETQFAAWEKQQKQIEQTKDIISRLSGGANTGRASTAEKKLEKLQEEEQIEKPFQRKQMRIRFPERGRSGRSVIAIKGLEFGYDDKLLFDKASISIEKGEKIAIIGPNGCGKSTLLKLIMGYEKPKGGELLIGEHNVLPNYFEQNQAEALDLEKTVLETVEEVAEDWRIDDIKGLLGRCNFKSDMLDRKVSFLSGGEKARLAFCNPF, encoded by the exons ATGGACATCGTCTCTTCCTCCAAACCCGCATGCGTAGATCTAAAATCATTGTTCTGTGCTAACACCAAGTTTCTAGAATGTCGAAGGGTATTCCTTAATCGTAGGTTTGCTTGTAATCGACGTCTTGTTTTAGCTCAAACTAGGTTAAGATTTCAGGATGATATTGCTTCTAGGATATCGAAGTTCTCCGTTAGATCGAGAAGCCCTAGATTTTCGGCTGTTGCCGTGGAGACAGTGACGACCACCACAGAGGAAGAGGTCGAGGATATAGAGTCTCTGTTTTCGGATAGTTCAAAAAAGGAAACGTCGGCGAAGAAGAGAGATAAGCAGGTTGGGAGTGGAGCTTCGAGTATTTCGTCTGGGGTTAGGTTAGAGAACATCAGCAAGAGCTTTAAGGGTGTTACAGTCTTGAAGAACGTCAGTTGGGAGGTGAAGAAGGGGGAGAAACTGGGATTGGTGGGGGTTAATGGTGCTGGGAAGACGACCCAAATGAAGATTATCGCGGGAGAAGAGGAGCCTGATTCGGGGTACCTGATCAAGGCGAAGCCCAATATGAAAATCTCGTTCTTGACGCAGGAATTTGAGGTCTCGCCTAGTAGGACGGTGAAGGAAGAATTCATGAGTGCGTTCAAGGAAGAAATGGAGATTGCGGAAAGGATTGAGAAGGTACAGAGGGCGTTGGAAAAGGCGGTGGATGATTTGGCATTGATGGGCAGGCTTTTGGATGAATTGGACTTGCTTCAGAGGCGGGCAGATGCTGTTGATCTCGATGAGGTCGACGTGAAAATCAGTAAGATGGTGCCGGAGCTTGGGTTCTCTCCCGAAGACACGGATAGATTAGTTGCTTCATTTAGTAGTGGTTGGCAGATGAGGATGTCTCTGGGGAAGATTCTTCTCCAG GAGCCTGATTTGCTTCTTTTGGATGAGCCCACAAATCACCTTGATCTCGACACGATAGAATGGTTGGAAGGTTACCTTCAGAAGCAAGATGTACCAATGGTTGTTATATCACATGACAGAGCTTTTCTTGATCAGCTGTGCACAAAGATTGTGGAGACAGACATGGGAGTTTCAAGGACTTATGATGGAAATTATTCTCAGTATATCCTAGCAAGAGAAGCATGGATAGAGACCCAATTTGCGGCATGGGAAAAGCAGCAGAAGCAAATTGAGCAAACAAAAGATATTATTAGTCGATTGAGTGGTGGAGCTAATACAGGTCGTGCATCAACTGCAGAGAAG AAACTGGAGAAGttacaagaagaagaacagatTGAGAAGCCATTCCAGCGCAAACAAATGAGAATCAGATTTCCTGAACGGGGAAGAAGTGGGAGATCTGTCATAGCGATCAAGGGCCTAGAATTTGGCTATGACGATAAG CTGCTGTTTGATAAAGCAAGCATTTCTATTGAGAAGGGCGAGAAAATTGCTATAATCGGTCCAAATGGATGTGGAAAAAGTACGTTGCTCAAACTTATTATGGGTTATGAGAAGCCAAAAGGCGGTGAACTTTTGATTGGGGAGCATAATGTTCTGCCCAATTATTTTGAACAGAACCAG GCAGAAGCTCTAGACTTGGAGAAAACAGTGCTTGAGACTGTTGAAGAAGTTGCTGAGGACTGGAGAATTGATGATATAAAGGGGCTTCTTGGTCGTTGTAATTTCAAATCAGACATGCTTGATAGAAAAGTGTCTTTCTTGAGTGGTGGCGAAAAG GCACGACTTGCATTTTGTAATCCCTTCTGA
- the LOC116248920 gene encoding uncharacterized protein LOC116248920, translated as MVGGVMDNQKEKAAWMSVPQFGDWDVRCGVPDYSMDFSKIRESRKQIKKDLWRSSVGNEEELIISHPRPHDHDYHHLQQHKEQQHEQVIRFQTRREKILSYFSSCIKAFPSCKCGRVL; from the exons ATGGTAGGTGGTGTCATGGACAACCAAAAGGAG AAAGCTGCTTGGATGTCTGTACCACAATTTGGCGATTGGGATGTAAGGTGCGGCGTGCCCGACTACTCCATGGATTTCTCAAAGATAAGAGAGTCCAGAAAGCAGATTAAGAAAGACTTGTGGAGATCCAGTGTTGGCAACGAAGAAGAGCTCATTATTTCCCATCCCCGTCCCCAtgatcatgattatcatcatcTACAACAGCACAAAGAGCAGCAACATGAGCAAGTTATCCGCTTCCAGACT AGGAGGGAGAAGATCTTGAGCTACTTCAGCAGTTGCATAAAAGCATTTCCATCTTGCAAATGCGGAAGAGTTCTCTAA
- the LOC116248911 gene encoding beta-xylosidase/alpha-L-arabinofuranosidase 1-like, which produces MGSCFGGLVSIVVVLVLLGFGGISCVLGDSPVFACDAGKNRDVGSFRFCDASLDIEERVRDFVGRLTLVEKVGFLTSRSKAVDRLGVPSYEWWSEALHGVSNVGPGTRFSSLVPGATSFPMPILSAASFNTSLWRKMGKVVSTEARAMYNVGLAGLTFWSPNINIFRDPRWGRGQETSGEDPFLTSKYAIHYVKGLQQIDSGHPDRLKVAACCKHYTAYDVDNWKGVERYTFNAQVTKQDLEDTFQPPFESCVIDGHVASVMCSYNQVNGVPTCADPNLLAGTVRGEWKLNGYIVSDCDSVQVLYSSQHYTKTPEEAAAKTLMAGLDLNCGPFLGDHTEAAVKSGILNESAVDGAVTNNVRVLMRLGFFDGDPSKQPYGNLGSGDVCTAKNQELAAEAARQGIVLLKNTDGSLPLSPAKIKTLAVIGPNANATKTMIGNYEGIPCKYVSPLEGLSAYTSIVYEAGCLTALCPPSSFQSGSAVKAASAADATVLIMGADQSVEAETRDRINLTLPGQQQRLIVEVAKASKGPVVLVIMSGGPFDISFAKASDKISSILWVGYPGEKGGTAIADVIFGRYNPCGRLPVTWYPQSFADNVPMTNMNMRPDPSTGYPGRTYRFYTGEAVYSFGDGLSYSQYNHVLVRAPNSVSLALESGHPCFSQECEAVDMAENVCQELAFDIHLKVQNVGSMHGSHTVFLFFTPPSLTGKSPKKQLIGFEKAYVISKGEELVQFQVNVCKDLGTVNELGERKLLLGSHVLQVGSLSHSLIVRT; this is translated from the exons ATGGGTTCTTGCTTCGGTGGTCTGGTTTCCATAGTGGTAGTGCTGGTTCTTCTGGGATTTGGTGGGATTTCTTGTGTTTTGGGAGACAGTCCAGTGTTTGCTTGCGATGCAGGGAAGAATCGGGATGTGGGTTCTTTTAGGTTCTGTGATGCTTCGTTGGATATAGAGGAGAGGGTAAGGGATTTTGTGGGGAGGCTGACATTGGTGGAGAAGGTCGGATTCTTGACGAGCAGGAGCAAGGCTGTTGACAGGCTTGGAGTTCCTAGCTACGAGTGGTGGTCTGAGGCCTTACATGGTGTTTCCAATGTCGGCCCTGGCACGCGTTTCTCTAGCCTTGTTCCTGGCGCTACCAGTTTTCCGATGCCCATTCTCTCTGCTGCATCCTTTAACACCTCTCTGTGGAGGAAAATGGGGAAG GTGGTTTCGACTGAAGCTCGTGCCATGTACAATGTTGGTTTAGCAGGACTAACGTTCTGGAGCCCAAATATTAACATATTTAGAGATCCAAGATGGGGAAGAGGACAAGAAACTTCTGGTGAAGACCCTTTTCTTACTAGTAAATATGCCATCCATTATGTGAAAGGCTTGCAGCAGATCGACAGCGGCCACCCGGATCGGCTGAAAGTTGCTGCTTGCTGTAAGCACTATACTGCATACGATGTAGATAATTGGAAAGGAGTTGAACGCTACACTTTCAACGCTCAG GTTACCAAACAGGATTTGGAAGACACATTTCAGCCCCCATTTGAAAGCTGTGTGATTGACGGCCATGTTGCCAGCGTCATGTGTTCTTACAATCAAGTGAATGGGGTTCCAACCTGTGCTGATCCAAACCTTCTAGCGGGAACTGTGAGAGGCGAATGGAAGCTTAACGG TTACATTGTATCCGATTGCGATTCGGTCCAGGTGCTATATAGTTCTCAGCACTACACCAAGACTCCAGAAGAAGCTGCAGCAAAAACACTAATGGCAG GATTGGATCTCAACTGTGGACCATTTCTTGGAGACCATACTGAGGCAGCCGTCAAGTCCGGAATTTTAAATGAATCGGCCGTCGACGGCGCCGTCACTAACAATGTCAGGGTCCTGATGAGGCTAGGATTTTTCGATGGAGATCCGAGCAAGCAGCCATACGGAAATCTTGGTTCCGGAGATGTCTGCACTGCTAAGAACCAGGAATTAGCGGCAGAAGCTGCAAGGCAGGGCATAGTTTTACTGAAAAACACAGATGGGTCTTTACCGTTGTCCCCCGCCAAAATCAAAACTTTGGCAGTGATTGGACCAAACGCCAATGCTACCAAAACCATGATTGGAAACTACGAAG GTATCCCTTGCAAATATGTTTCTCCCCTTGAAGGCCTATCTGCTTATACTTCGATCGTCTATGAAGCTGGTTGCCTCACTGCATTGTGTCCACCGAGCAGCTTTCAGTCAGGGTCTGCAGTAAAAGCAGCATCAGCAGCAGATGCCACAGTCTTGATCATGGGCGCGGATCAATCAGTTGAGGCCGAGACCCGTGACAGGATCAACCTAACACTTCCCGGCCAGCAACAGCGGCTCATCGTAGAAGTTGCAAAGGCATCCAAGGGCCCAGTGGTTCTAGTCATAATGTCGGGCGGACCCTTCGATATTTCATTCGCGAAAGCTTCTGACAAGATCAGTAGCATTCTTTGGGTTGGATATCCTGGTGAAAAGGGAGGGACTGCTATTGCTGATGTCATTTTTGGGCGGTACAATCCAT GTGGAAGGCTGCCGGTGACATGGTACCCTCAATCATTCGCGGATAACGTCCCCATGACAAACATGAACATGAGGCCTGACCCTTCAACGGGCTACCCTGGTCGAACTTACAGATTTTACACAGGCGAAGCAGTTTATTCATTTGGTGATGGGTTGAGCTATAGTCAGTACAACCATGTTCTTGTTCGTGCACCCAATTCTGTTTCTTTGGCGCTGGAAAGTGGACATCCATGCTTCTCTCAGGAATGTGAAGCTGTGGACATGGCAGAGAACGTTTGCCAAGAACTGGCCTTTGATATTCATCTCAAGGTTCAGAACGTTGGGAGCATGCATGGAAGCCAtactgttttccttttctttactCCACCTTCGCTGACAGGCAAATCACCCAAGAAACAGCTTATCGGATTTGAGAAAGCTTACGTGATTTCGAAGGGCGAGGAGCTGGTTCAGTTTCAAGTGAATGTCTGTAAAGATTTAGGCACTGTAAACGAGCTTGGCGAGCGAAAGTTGCTGCTGGGTTCACATGTTCTTCAAGTAGGTAGCTTAAGTCATTCTTTGATTGTAAGAACATGA